The following is a genomic window from Marinobacter salsuginis.
GCAGACGTGGGGTTATCACCGCCGCCCAGCTGGAGACCCAGCTCACCCAGGAACAGCCGAACCGCATTGAGCCGCTCTTCTGAGGGGCCATCATGCACCCGATACAGTGCAGGCAGTTTGTGTTTTTTCAGGAATCGCGCTGTAGCAACGTTCGCACACAACATGCACTCCTCGATGATCTTGTGGGCATCGTTGCGCTGAACCGGCACTATCTCTTCTATCTTCCGGTCGGCGTCAAACACAATCTTGGTTTCGGTGGTTTCGAAATCAATTGCGCCACGCTCGGTACGCGCCTTGCGCAACAACTGGTAGAGACCATAAAGATTGTGCAACTGCGGGAGAACGCTGGCGTATTGCTCGCACAGCTTATAGCCCTGCTCGGTGTCCGGATGCTCCAGCATGGTACTTACCTTGTTGTAGGTAAGCCGCGCATGACTGAACATGACCGCCTGATAAAAGTTGTAGCTGCTGATGTTACCGGCGGCGCTAATGGTCATATCGGCCACCATGCAGAGGCGATCGACGCCCGGATTCAACGAGCAAAGGCCATTGGACAGCTTTTCTGGCAGCATTGGCACAACGTGGTCCGGAAAATAGACCGAGGTACTGCGGTTTAACGCCTCTTCATCCAGTGGAGAACCGGGCCGGACGTAGTGGGACACATCGGCAATCGCAACGATCAGACGATAGCCACCACGAGGCCTTGGCTCGCAATAGACAGCATCGTCGAAATCCCGGGCCGTTTCGTCATCGATGGTTACCAGCCTGAGATTTCGGATGTCCTTCCGGTTGGCCTTGTCTTTCTCAGTGACCTCTTCCGGAATCTGTGCCGTCTGCTCACCGACAGCGGGCGGCCAGCTGTGGGGAATGTCGTAGGAACGGATGGCAACGTCAATTTCCATCCCTGGCGCCATGTGTTCGCCAAGCACTTCAACAACCTTGCCCAGTGGCTGAGTGCGCACGGTGGGCTGGCGAACTATGTCCACCACAACATACTGGCCGTGGCGGGCATTGCCGCAATTCTCCTGGGGAATCAGTACTTCGTGATTGATCCGCGCGTTTTCAGGAACAACGAAGTTGATACCACTTTCCTCGAAAAAGCGTCCCACCGTCTGGCTGGTCCGGTATTCCAGAACTTCAACAATCACACCTTCGCGCCGGCCTCGATCATCAACCCGATCAACCCGAGCGGCCACCCGATCCCCATGAAACACCTGACGCATCTGTCGGGCAGTGAGAAACAGATCGGAGCCCCCGTCATCCGGCACCAGAAAGCCGAAGCCATCTTTGTGTCCAATCACCCGCCCCGTTACCAGGTCGGCTTCCTCAATGGGAAGGTAGGCGCCACGCCGGTTACAAATCAACTGCCCGTCCCGACACATGGCAATCAATCGCCGACGAAGGGCTTCAATGCCCTCCTCTGACGACTGACCAAGTTCTGAACACAGTGTTTCGTGGGTTGCGGGAGCGCCACGCTCTTTGAGATGCGCGAGGATAAATTCCCGGCTTTGAATAGGATTTTCGTATTTCTGGGCCTCACGGCTGGCGTGAGGATCCCGGTCGTTTTTCTTCCTGGAAACCATTCGGATCCTTGTTAAGAGGCTGTACCAACGCGGCACAGTTCAGATTCGTTTGCAATGGAGTATAACGTTGGGATGGAGCTCCTGCCTATCAACCTGCAAGGAATAGGCACAAATACCTGCCATTCTTTTTGCGAAAAAATGTTTGACAGCCTCGGCGGGAATTATTAAAGTACGCGCCATCGGTTGAGGGACACGCCTCAACGTTGGCAGAAACGTTTAGTTTTCAACAAGCTAAGGTTCTGCAAATCACCTGCCGAGGTGGTGAAATTGGTAGACACGCTAGCTTCAGGTGCTAGTGGGGGCAACCCCGTGGAGGTTCAAGTCCTCTCCTCGGCACCATTTCCTCCCCCAGGAAATGGCAAGACAGCCAACCGGCGAAGTCGTCAATTTCCTCAAATAGCATCCGATCTACGAAGCCTTCTTGCCAGAAGCCAGATTGCCACTGATCGCGACTAATCCAGCAGTCCCACCAGGTACTCAGACAACCTCTGGTAACCAAACTCTACCTTCGCATAAGCAGAATTGGGCACACCCTCAAACTCGCGGCCGCATTCTCCGGACGAATTGTAATTTTTCAGATAGGCATCGCGGATAAGGTTCGGTTGTTCTGCAACAAAGCCTGGCCCGTCTGCTGCCGGATAGTTTATCGCCCACTCGAAACTGCCATCGCCAGTCACGCGGGGCAGCTGTAGAAGATCCGGATCCAGGAATCCATAGCGCAACAGGCGGAGATTCGGTTGTTCGGGCCCGGAAAACTCCCGTCGATCAAATTCAAGCACCGGATCGGTGAAACCCGCAGGCTGGGGATCATAGCCGGAAAACTGGTACGCCTGAACGCCTGTCACAACCTGACTCGCGTCGACAGCCTCTTGCTGTGGAGCGCAGCTGTCTATACCCGCCGAAAAGGTTACGGCCTCCACCTCAACGCCCTGCTCTGAAATCCGGTATCCGGGAAAAACGGACGAGGAATTGTCGGTTTCCGGAACCAGCGTGCGCCTTGCGCCACCGCTGGTCTCAGCAACCAGTTCCACCAGATCGCCGCTGTCCGTCGTCCAGCTGTAGGTGACCTCTGGAGGGCCGCCCAATTCCGTTGAATCCGCTGCAATTCCCCTGTGTTCATGACAGGTGGTGCTGGTCTCGAAGTGAATGCGGCGATTGCCCCAATCGAAAACCAGCCGCTCATCCGTGCCCTCTTCGTCGAAATTCAGACGGCTTTGCTCCGAAAGCGCGGCGGAGGGCAACCACTGGGTTTCCAGGTCCGCCATGTAGCCGTTAACACCGATCAGTCGTGCCAGCTCCGGCATGGAGGGTGACAGGCAGCCGTTCGCGGAGACGGATAGCAGGCGCCCGCTCTCACTGTAAGCGAACGCCAGCTCGGCGGAGATCTGCAGGCCGGAGCGGTTGGCAGGCAGGCTGTCCTGATTGGAGGGCTCGGCGTATACCTTCTGGCTGGTCAGCAGCACCGGGTCGCTCAATTCCACATCCACTTCGGGGAGCACCAGGGCGTCCACATCGACATTGGCAAAATCACCCTGGGCGACATCATCAACCACCGCGATCACATCCGCAGCGTTCTGCACCAGCGATACGCCCAATAGAAACGCCGCTTCCCTGCTCAGGAATCGCTCCGTGCCGTCACTGTCTCCGGCCGCCAGCAGGTCGTTGTAGGCAGAGGGAATCTGGCTGGCCATGAACCTTGCCAGTGCCCGGGCATAGGCATGTGAGCGCTCGTCCTGGGCGAGGATATAGTCCCGCACCAGATTCAGGTCCGCCAGGCTCGCTGCCGCGCCGGAAGGTGTTTGCAGGAAGGCACCAAGGCCGACGATGCCCCGGTAACGGGCCAGCGTGGTTAATGGCGTGATATTGCGGACACCCGGAGGCGCCGACATCAGGTAGGCACTGACCACCGGAACTTCCCCGTTGCGCGTTTCCTCAAGGGTTTTACCCGGAAGGGCTACGGCATGCAGCGCATAATCCCGTGGATCAAGATCCGGCCCCACTGAAGGATCCAGGACCAGTTCCGAAATATCCATCGCGAAACGACCGCCGGCACCACTCATGGCGGTGGGCTCCCCCGAGGCAAGAGTAACCTCCCTGCCATTATCCAGCTCGATAACCAGAGGCCCCGGGGTGAACTGACTGTCCCCATCCATGTCGAGCCAGACCCGGGCGTTCTTCAGGTAGCCGTCGATGACCTTACCCGTGTAAGGCGCAGGCTCGCTGTATTCAACGCCATCGAAATCCCGCCCGTCCACGGGCAACTGGTCGGATTCCTCACCGCAACCGGCGAGGATGAGGGAGACAGCAGTAACAGGCAGACCAATCAGGCGTTTCATCGCGGCAACCGTTTATCCTTGTTAGAGGTTGTGCCGCTACTTTAGGGGATGTGGTGGCTGTAGACCTTGATAGGTTTGGCAATTTGTAAAGTTTGGTAACCAGACGGGGCTTCAGTCACGACGAGCAGCTGTAGTGTGAAACCCCACCCAGGTTGAACAACTCCGACGGCTTCAGCCGGTAGTATTGCGCCTCAACCGCATTCGACTGCTCGGCATAGGGTTGCGTCAAAACACCCTGCAAGGCACGCAGGGGCTGGTAATCGCCCTCTGCTGCTCGCTGATAGGCAGGCAGCACGAACCACTCACGCATGGTGTATTTGGGGTTCACCAGCTTCATGTTGCGGGATAGCTCCTCACGGAATTGGGAGCTGACAGTGGAGTCATCGATCCCAATCTGCGATTTCCATCTGGCAAACCACTCTGACCAGCGGTTGAGTAGCCCTTCCGGATCGGCCGCTGCTGACTCATCCAATGATCTGTAGAAGCTGTTTTTGAGGGGTTCGATGTCTTCGGGTACGGAGGAAAGCTCCCGGAAGAACATCGTATAATCCACTGGGGTCCGGGTCATCAGCGTAATCAGTTCCCTGAAGAGTTCGGCGTCAAAAGTGCCAAGGCCCAGCTTCGCTGCCCACATCTTTTCCAGCTCCGCCTGCATTACCTCGGCAAATCCACCGTGAATCTCCTGGAGTTGCGCCTGTTCGTTCTCGTGATCTGCCAGCAGCGGCTGAAGGGCCGAACAGAAACTCTTGAAGTTCCGTTCCGCCGCTGCGGGTTGGTTAAGGAAAGAGAAGTGCTGCCCGCCACCGGTCCAGGGCTGGTAGAACGGCTCGAATAGTTCGCAGAAGCCAAAAGGCCCGTAATCCAGCGTGAAACCGCCAGCGGCGCAATTGTCGCTGTTGAAATTGCCCTGGCAGTAACCAACCCGGATCCAGTTCGCCACCAGCGAGGCAAGGCGGCCGCGAAACTCCCGCGCGAGCATCACGATTTTTGTGGGCGTATCGAGGGACTGGTCAATAACACCGTGGTACTCCCGATCAATCAGGTGCAGCACCAGCTGTTCGAGTTCTTCATGGGCGCGGGGGTGCTCCTGCTTTCGAGCCCTGCGCCCGAAAAGTTCCAGCTGGCCCACCCGAATGAAGGACGGGGCGACACGTGTGGAGATGGCAACCGGCTCCGAAATGAGCTGGTCGGGATCCAGGGAATGGGAGCCCGGAGAGTACCAGGGGCGCCGTACTCTCTCTGTTTTCGAAACATAGAGGCTCAGCGACCGGGAGGTCGGCACACCCAGTGCGTGCATGTGCTCCTGGGCCAGGAATTCACGAACGCTGGAACGCAGGACCGCACGGCCATCACCACCACGGCAATACGGCGTCTGTCCGCCACCCTTGAGCTGCATTTCCCAGCGCTGACCGTTCAGAACAGCTTCCAAAACCGAAATGGCGCGACCGTCGCCATAGCCGTTGCCGGTCTGGAACGGGCACTGTTGGGTGTATTCGGTGCCGTAGATGGAAAGTGCATAGCCACAGGCCCAGCCGACTTTGCTCATGGGCGCCGGCACCTGTGAGAGGTCTCCGGAGAACATCCGGATAAAGTCGTCGGACTGGGCCAGGCTGTCGGCAAAACCCAGTTCGCGGAACAAATCCTCACTGTGGGCAACGTATTCAGGGGTTTCGATGGGCGTGGGCCTGACCGGGACATAATGCCCCGAAAAGACCTGCCTTGGCCGGTGATCAACACCATCGGACGTGGCATCCGGATCGCAGATCAGACTATCCATGAGCGAATAGTCAGCCATCGGTGCAAGTTCTTCGAGGTTGCTCACATCGAAACGGGTTTCTCGCCCCAACGGCTTGTTCATCTGTGCCTCTCCTGATCAAAGGAACCGGGCAGCGCCAGCACTGCCCTTCGTTGCCCTTATGACCAGCCCATCTGGCGAGGGTTCAGAATGAGCGGGCAACGATTTCCTTCATGATTTCATTGGTGCCGGCGTAGATCCGCTGCACCCGCGAGTCTGCCCAGGCCCGTGCGATCGGATACTCCCACATGTAGCCGTAGCCCCCGTGAAGCTGCACGCACTCATCCATTACCTTGCACTGCAGGTCTGTAGTGAGCTGCTTGAGCATCGCCGCGGTGGGGATGTCGAGCTTCTTGTCAAGATGCAGCTCCAGGCACCGATCGGTGAACACCCGGGCAGCGGTAATTTCCGCCTTCATTTCCGCCATCTTGAAGCGGGTATTCTGAAACGCAATCACCGGTTTCCCGAAGGCGTTACGCTCCTTGACGTAATCCAGGGTCCACTGCCAGGCGGCTTCAGCAGCGGCAACAGCCCCCAGCGCCACCTGCAGGCGCTCGGCCGCCAGCTCCTGCATGAGCTGGAAAAAGCCCTGGCCTTCGCCCGGACCTATCAGATTCTTCTCAGGTACTTTTACGTCCTGGAAGAACAGCTCGGAGGTGTCCTGGGCCTTCATACCCACCTTGTTCAGGTTCTGGCCTTTCTCAAACCCTTCCCAGGCGGTCTCCACCATGAACAGGCTGATACCCTTGGCGCCTTCCTTCGGGTCGGTCTTGGCGACCACAATAACCACATCGGCAAGCTGACCGTTTGTAATAAAGGTTTTCGAACCGTTCAGAACGTAATGATCGCCGTTCTTGACCGCCGTGGTTTTCACACCCTGCAGATCCGAGCCGGCCCCCGGCTCGGTCATGGCGATGGCGCCAATCATTTCACCACTGGCCAGTTTGGGCAGATAATGATTTTTCAGCTCGTCCGAGCCGTAGTTGAGCACGTAAGGCGCAACAATGTCAGAGTGCAGGCCCCAGCCTATCCCCGTCAAGCCGGCCCTGGCGACCTCTTCGATCAACACCGCGCTGTACCGGAAGTCCGCGCCTACACCGCCAAACTCCTCCGGCAGGCAGGGACACAGAAAACCCAGCTCGCCGGCCTTCTGCCAGAGTTCGCGGCTGACCTGGCCGTCTTTCTCCCACTGATCATGGTAAGGCGCAGCCTCCTGCTCCAGAAACTTGCGGACAGAATCGCGGAAGCCTTCAAGGTCGGCGTCGAAGAGAGTACGTGGAATCATGGTGAACCTCGGTGAATGACCTGTGTTGTGATTGTCGTTCACCAAGTCTCTGCCCGGAGCCCGGTTTGCTCAATGATGAAAAGCATCAATCGGGCTGACCAAAACCATCGCCCGGAGCAGGGTCAGCCCTTGCGCTTGTCCTGGGCTCGGGCTTCGCCCCACCGGGGCATGAGATCCTGGGGCAGATTCAGATGATCAAGGATTCGGGCAACAATAAAGTCCACCAGGTCCTCGACTGCCTGGGGTTTGTGGTAGAAGCCGGGGCTCGCCGGCATGATGACCGCACCCATGCGGGTCAGTTTCAGCATGTTCTCCAGATGCACCTCGGAGAAAGGCGCTTCCCTGGGCACAAGAATCAGCGGGCGACGTTCCTTCATGGCCACATCGCCGGCCCGCTCGATCAGGTTATTGCTGGCGCCGGTCGCCAGGGCCGAGAGCGTTCCCGTACTGCAGGGACATACCACCAGCGGCGCTTTCTCCCCGGAACCGGAGGCCGGCGGTGCAAACCAGTCTTCCCGGCCAAACACCAGAACCTGGCCCGGCTCCGCGCCTGAATAGGCAGACAGGGTTTCCTGCATGGCCGGCGGGGTTCCCGGCAGCTTGAGGTCGGTTTCCGTGGCGATCACTACCTGCGCGGCCCGGCTGACCATCACATTCACCCGGCAGCCGGCCGATACCAGGCACTGCAGCAGGCGCAGACCATACTGGGCGCCCGAGGCGCCGGTCATGGCCAGGTTAACTGTTGAAGGCCGGTTCTGGTCGTTGCTCATGGATGTCGCCACTTGTCAGTCAGGAAAAGTCACCGGCCACGCCGGATCAGCCACGAATACGCTCAAGCTCGGCAATGAGTTTACTGTGGATACCGCCAAAGCCACCGTTGCTCATGATCACAATGTGGCAGGGGCTGGACAGATCTTCCAGGGTACGTGCCAGCAAGTCTTCCACCGAGGCCTCTACCCTGTGCCTCTCCGAACCAGCGTTCAGCGCCTGCCATCCGGAAATCAGTTCCGGCAGCCAGTCCATGTTGTTCAGGTTGGCCCACAGAACCCGGTCGGCGGTTTCTGCACTTGGCAGCAACGTCTGCCGGTGAACGCCCTGCTTCATGGTGTTCGAGCGCGGTTCAATCAACGCCAGGATAGGCTCCTCACCCACCTGATTACGCAAGCCCTCAAGGGTGGTGGCAATGGCAGTCGGGTGATGGGCGAAGTCATCGTAGACCCGCACGCCGTCGATGTCTGCCAGCAACTCCATGCGCCGCTTGACGCCAGAGAACCGGCAAAGCGCCGCCACGGCATGATCGGGAGTGACACCCACATGGCGGGCAGCGGCAATGGCAGACAGGGCGTTTCGGACATTGTGAAGACCGGTCTGATCCCACTTCAGCGTTGCCACCGGCTGCTCGTGGTGAATAACCAGAAACCGGCTGCCATCCTCCGAGAGCAGCTCGGCGCGCCAATCCGACATGCGAGGAGTCTCGCTGCCAATGGCGGTGTCCTGGACCGGGCTCCAGCAGCCCAATTCCAGGGCATTATCCAGGTGGCGATCTACTGCGGGACGAATGATCAGGCCCTGGGAGGGGACAGTCCGAACCAGATGATGGAACTGTCGCTCAATCGCTTCGACGTTGTCGAAAATATCCGCGTGATCAAACTCCAGATTATTCAGGATCAGGGTGTGGGGACGGTAATGAACGAACTTGGAGCGCTTGTCGAAGAAGGCGCTGTCGTATTCATCCGCCTCGATCACAAAAAAGTCGCTGTTGCCCAGCCGTGCCGAGACGGGAAAATCCCGGGGAACACCGCCCACCAGGTAACCCGGTTCGAACCCGGCCTGGTCCAGGATCCAGAGTAGCATGGACGTGGTTGTGGTCTTGCCATGGGTACCGGCCACCGCCATCACCCAACGATGCCGAAGCACCTCGCGGCTCAGCCACTCGGGCCCGGACATGTAGTCAATGTTCCGGTTAAGCACCGCTTCGACTTCCGGATTGCCCCGGGACATGGCGTTGCCGATCAGAACCAGATCCGGTTTGGGCTCAAGGTGATCCGCGCTGTAGCCTTCCATCAGGCTGATACCCTGAGCCTCCAGCTGCGTGCTCATGGGCGGATAAACACCCTGATCAGAGCCGGTCACGGTGTGGCCAAGCTCCCGGGCAAGAACCGCCAGGCTGCCCATGAAGGTGCCACAGATTCCGAGTATATGAATGTGCATTCGGCAACTGCCCTCTGAGTTGAAACCCGACAAGCCTCCCGTATCCGCCCCACCCCGTCAAGAGCCATGCTATCCGCAATCCTGCTCATGAAAATTGCCGGCGATTGGCGTATCATCTGCGCCATTGTCGAACCAGCAGGAGGCTCCAGCCCGAGATGGCCATCAAGAACGCATTCTACGCTCAGTCCGGCGGTGTCACCGCCGTCATCAATGCCAGTGCCTGTGGCGTCATCCAGACTGCCCGCAAGCATCCGGACAAAATCGGCAAAGTGTTTGCCGGACGCAACGGCATTATCGGGGCGCTGAAGGAAGAACTGATTGATACCAGCCTCGAGAGCGACGATGACATCCAGGCACTGATTCATACCCCGGGCGGCGCTTTCGGCTCCTGTCGCCACAAGCTAAAGAACATTTCCGAAAACCGCCGCGAGTATGAGCGTCTGATTGAGGTATTCCGGGCTCACGACATTGGCTACTTCTTCTATAACGGCGGCGGGGATTCACAGGATACCGCCTACAAGGTCTCCCAGATCGCGGACAAAATGGGATATCCCATTACCTGCATCGGCGTGCCCAAGACGGTGGATAACGACCTGCCGTTCACCGACTGCTGCCCGGGCTTCGGCTCGGTTGCCAAGTACATTGCCACGTCCACTTTGGAAGCCAGCCTCGACATCAAATCCATGTGCGAGACATCCACCAAGGTGTTCATCCTGGAAGTGATGGGCCGTCACGCCGGCTGGATTGCCGCATCCGGCGGCTTGGCGGGACAGGGCGAGGGCGAGCCGCCCCACATCATTCTGTTCCCTGAAATTCCTTTCAATCGCGACGCTTTCCTGGCGCGCGTAGACCACTGTGTGAAGGAATACGGCTACTGTGTTGTCGTCGCCTCCGAAGGTGCCCAGTATGAAGATGGCCGGTTCCTGGCAGATGCCGGAGCCAAGGACGCGTTTGGCCACACCCAACTCGGTGGTGTTGCTCCGGCCCTGGCCAATATGGTCAAACAGGCCCTGGGCCACAAATACCACTGGGCCGTTGCCGACTACCTGCAGCGCAGCGCCCGCCACATTGCCGCCGCTACCGACGTTGAACAGGCGTATGCGGTTGGCAAGGCAGCGGTGGAAATGGCCCTGGAAGGCAAGCAGGCGCTGATGCCCACCATCGTGCGCGAGCAGGCAAAGCCGTACCGCTGGAAGATTGGCGAAGCGCCCCTCAGTGAGGTGGCAAACCAGGAAAAGAAGATGCCGATCCACTTCATCACCGACGATGGCTTTGGTATCACCCAGGATTGCCGGGACTACCTGGAGCCCCTCATTGCCGGAGAGAGCTTCCCGCCGTTCGATAATGGCCTGCCTCGGGTTGCCAGGCTCCAGAACACGCTGACCGAGAAGAAGCTGAAAACGGATTTTGAACTCTAGTCCACTGCAGGACTCAGCGAATAAAAAAGCCTGACAGTTTACGCTGTCAGGCTTTTTTGGTTGCTTGAAGAGTCATCGCTGTGAGCTATCGAGCCAATTCCGCCTGATGGTCTCGAACATAGGCGTAGAACTGATCAAAACCTCCCACATACTGGCTCCCCACAAGAATCTGCGGCACTGTGTAAACTGGCCGGCCGATCTTGTCGGCAATATCCTGCTTACTCATACCCTTCTCGATCATATCGACCCACACATAGGGAATGTTTCTGGCCTCACACAGGTGCCTGGCCTGCACACAGAACCCACAACTTGAGCGGCCGTAAATCGTGACCTGCTCCATAAACACCTCCAAGATCTCTGGCGGTAAATTCCGGGATTAAAATCGCATGAGCGAATCATGACACGGCACCCGGTAATTGAAAATTGATGCTTTGAATCGCCGCCATAGTAGCGAGCCATCATGTTCTGAGCCGGCTGAGCTCACGCTCCAGAACCTGCACCTCGTGGTCCAGGGCCTGACCACTGCCCTTGACCCTGCCGGCAAGCTCCCGGAGATCGTTGGCAGCGTCACCGATCTGAGTGAGGTTGCGGTTGATTTCCTCGCTCACCGAGCTCTGTTCTTCCGCCGCAGTGGCCACCTGGGTTACATGCTCCACGATGGTCCCGATCCGGTCGACTACCGTGGCCAGCGAATGGGCCGCTTCCTGGGTGCCATCAACCGCCGAGGTGGCGCGATCAACGCCGCTCTGTATCACCGAAACGGCACCGTTCACATCCTGCTTGAGGCCGTCGATCATGGTGCTGATTTCATCGGTGGATTCCCGAGTGCGGGAGGCCAGCGTGCGGACCTCATCGGCAACCACGGCAAATCCGCGTCCCTGTTCGCCAGCCCTGGCGGCCTCGATGGCAGCGTTGAGGGCAAGAAGGTTGGTTTGCTCGGCGATGCCCCGGATGACATCCAGGATGCGATTGATATCCTCGCTGCGATTGGCCACCTGCCCGATCGCTGTACTGGCCTCGCCCATATCGTTGGCCACCGCGCTCACTCCATTCACCGCCGATGACAGCGTATCCTGGGTAAACCGGATGCCGTCCTGGGCCATCCGGGCGTTATCGGCCGCTTCGCCGGCAAACCCTGCCACCTCTCCTGCAGCGGCGGACATTTCGTTCATGGCGGTGACCACGCTGTCGATGTCCTGGTGCTGTCGACCTGTCTGTTCATCGGTCTCGACCGCAATACTGCCTACATCCCTGGCCTGTTCGCGGACCTTTACATTCACGTCCTTCAGATCATTGATCATTTCTCTCAGACGCGCCAGGAAGGCATTGAACCCGCCGGCCAGCTCGATCAGTTCGGCGTGGGTGTCGATTTCCAGTT
Proteins encoded in this region:
- the rnr gene encoding ribonuclease R, with product MVSRKKNDRDPHASREAQKYENPIQSREFILAHLKERGAPATHETLCSELGQSSEEGIEALRRRLIAMCRDGQLICNRRGAYLPIEEADLVTGRVIGHKDGFGFLVPDDGGSDLFLTARQMRQVFHGDRVAARVDRVDDRGRREGVIVEVLEYRTSQTVGRFFEESGINFVVPENARINHEVLIPQENCGNARHGQYVVVDIVRQPTVRTQPLGKVVEVLGEHMAPGMEIDVAIRSYDIPHSWPPAVGEQTAQIPEEVTEKDKANRKDIRNLRLVTIDDETARDFDDAVYCEPRPRGGYRLIVAIADVSHYVRPGSPLDEEALNRSTSVYFPDHVVPMLPEKLSNGLCSLNPGVDRLCMVADMTISAAGNISSYNFYQAVMFSHARLTYNKVSTMLEHPDTEQGYKLCEQYASVLPQLHNLYGLYQLLRKARTERGAIDFETTETKIVFDADRKIEEIVPVQRNDAHKIIEECMLCANVATARFLKKHKLPALYRVHDGPSEERLNAVRLFLGELGLQLGGGDNPTSADYQELLNSIKDRSDANVIQTVMLRSLSQAVYSPEEGGHFGLGYAGYAHFTSPIRRYPDLINHRAIKSVIHGGKPSKDVVPPPKPDPELAEYPYDMARMEQLGEHTSMAERRADDATRDVMAWLKCEYLSDHVGEEYDGVIASVVPFGFFVELSGVYIEGLVHVSTLSGDFFHHDSVKHRLIGERTAMSFRLGDEVRVKVVRVGMEDRKIDLELISEPVHRQADRDALTVPEKGERGKGKRSSGKGGKPPGKAKPARKSASPGEPGLKRPRKRPASTSSKKKGPEAFDDNETPSARDELVAKAAKLALKKGKKGSGAGKGDKKAKPRKSGK
- a CDS encoding protein adenylyltransferase SelO codes for the protein MNKPLGRETRFDVSNLEELAPMADYSLMDSLICDPDATSDGVDHRPRQVFSGHYVPVRPTPIETPEYVAHSEDLFRELGFADSLAQSDDFIRMFSGDLSQVPAPMSKVGWACGYALSIYGTEYTQQCPFQTGNGYGDGRAISVLEAVLNGQRWEMQLKGGGQTPYCRGGDGRAVLRSSVREFLAQEHMHALGVPTSRSLSLYVSKTERVRRPWYSPGSHSLDPDQLISEPVAISTRVAPSFIRVGQLELFGRRARKQEHPRAHEELEQLVLHLIDREYHGVIDQSLDTPTKIVMLAREFRGRLASLVANWIRVGYCQGNFNSDNCAAGGFTLDYGPFGFCELFEPFYQPWTGGGQHFSFLNQPAAAERNFKSFCSALQPLLADHENEQAQLQEIHGGFAEVMQAELEKMWAAKLGLGTFDAELFRELITLMTRTPVDYTMFFRELSSVPEDIEPLKNSFYRSLDESAAADPEGLLNRWSEWFARWKSQIGIDDSTVSSQFREELSRNMKLVNPKYTMREWFVLPAYQRAAEGDYQPLRALQGVLTQPYAEQSNAVEAQYYRLKPSELFNLGGVSHYSCSS
- a CDS encoding acyl-CoA dehydrogenase family protein; its protein translation is MIPRTLFDADLEGFRDSVRKFLEQEAAPYHDQWEKDGQVSRELWQKAGELGFLCPCLPEEFGGVGADFRYSAVLIEEVARAGLTGIGWGLHSDIVAPYVLNYGSDELKNHYLPKLASGEMIGAIAMTEPGAGSDLQGVKTTAVKNGDHYVLNGSKTFITNGQLADVVIVVAKTDPKEGAKGISLFMVETAWEGFEKGQNLNKVGMKAQDTSELFFQDVKVPEKNLIGPGEGQGFFQLMQELAAERLQVALGAVAAAEAAWQWTLDYVKERNAFGKPVIAFQNTRFKMAEMKAEITAARVFTDRCLELHLDKKLDIPTAAMLKQLTTDLQCKVMDECVQLHGGYGYMWEYPIARAWADSRVQRIYAGTNEIMKEIVARSF
- a CDS encoding flavin prenyltransferase UbiX, with translation MSNDQNRPSTVNLAMTGASGAQYGLRLLQCLVSAGCRVNVMVSRAAQVVIATETDLKLPGTPPAMQETLSAYSGAEPGQVLVFGREDWFAPPASGSGEKAPLVVCPCSTGTLSALATGASNNLIERAGDVAMKERRPLILVPREAPFSEVHLENMLKLTRMGAVIMPASPGFYHKPQAVEDLVDFIVARILDHLNLPQDLMPRWGEARAQDKRKG
- the mpl gene encoding UDP-N-acetylmuramate:L-alanyl-gamma-D-glutamyl-meso-diaminopimelate ligase, with translation MHIHILGICGTFMGSLAVLARELGHTVTGSDQGVYPPMSTQLEAQGISLMEGYSADHLEPKPDLVLIGNAMSRGNPEVEAVLNRNIDYMSGPEWLSREVLRHRWVMAVAGTHGKTTTTSMLLWILDQAGFEPGYLVGGVPRDFPVSARLGNSDFFVIEADEYDSAFFDKRSKFVHYRPHTLILNNLEFDHADIFDNVEAIERQFHHLVRTVPSQGLIIRPAVDRHLDNALELGCWSPVQDTAIGSETPRMSDWRAELLSEDGSRFLVIHHEQPVATLKWDQTGLHNVRNALSAIAAARHVGVTPDHAVAALCRFSGVKRRMELLADIDGVRVYDDFAHHPTAIATTLEGLRNQVGEEPILALIEPRSNTMKQGVHRQTLLPSAETADRVLWANLNNMDWLPELISGWQALNAGSERHRVEASVEDLLARTLEDLSSPCHIVIMSNGGFGGIHSKLIAELERIRG
- a CDS encoding 6-phosphofructokinase encodes the protein MAIKNAFYAQSGGVTAVINASACGVIQTARKHPDKIGKVFAGRNGIIGALKEELIDTSLESDDDIQALIHTPGGAFGSCRHKLKNISENRREYERLIEVFRAHDIGYFFYNGGGDSQDTAYKVSQIADKMGYPITCIGVPKTVDNDLPFTDCCPGFGSVAKYIATSTLEASLDIKSMCETSTKVFILEVMGRHAGWIAASGGLAGQGEGEPPHIILFPEIPFNRDAFLARVDHCVKEYGYCVVVASEGAQYEDGRFLADAGAKDAFGHTQLGGVAPALANMVKQALGHKYHWAVADYLQRSARHIAAATDVEQAYAVGKAAVEMALEGKQALMPTIVREQAKPYRWKIGEAPLSEVANQEKKMPIHFITDDGFGITQDCRDYLEPLIAGESFPPFDNGLPRVARLQNTLTEKKLKTDFEL
- a CDS encoding GrxA family glutaredoxin yields the protein MEQVTIYGRSSCGFCVQARHLCEARNIPYVWVDMIEKGMSKQDIADKIGRPVYTVPQILVGSQYVGGFDQFYAYVRDHQAELAR